A stretch of the SAR86 cluster bacterium genome encodes the following:
- a CDS encoding acyl-CoA dehydrogenase family protein, translated as MDFTFNEEQTLIQDQVDQFVQKEYDWETRQSLSNSDLGFGESNWQKFAELGWLGISVSEDSGGFGGSAIESMLIMEAFGKGLVVEPFLETMIMAGSLIDDHGSDEQKSSILEPAISGEMHLALAYAEPQSRFNLSDVVTEAKSEGENYILNGYKSVVMNGPSANKIIISARTSSSQLDENGITLFIVDSDSKGLSKTNYKTVDGRRASDLTIENVSVSKDNIIGNLDSGFEILDSAIDKAILAISAEAVGAMEVLYKTTVEYTKTREQFGTPIGKFQVLQHRMVDMFMEYEQCKSLLYMATMKHEEGASDAKKAISGLKYQVGKAGKFIGQQAVQLHGGMGVTDELNVGHYFKRLTTVGTIFGNTDYHLKKYTSL; from the coding sequence ATGGATTTTACTTTTAATGAAGAACAAACATTAATTCAAGATCAAGTTGATCAGTTTGTTCAAAAAGAATACGACTGGGAAACGAGACAATCTTTATCTAATTCTGATCTAGGATTTGGTGAATCTAACTGGCAAAAGTTTGCTGAACTAGGTTGGCTAGGTATAAGTGTCTCTGAAGATAGTGGAGGGTTCGGTGGGTCTGCAATTGAGTCCATGCTAATTATGGAGGCTTTTGGAAAAGGACTCGTAGTAGAGCCATTTTTAGAAACTATGATCATGGCCGGAAGCCTTATTGATGATCATGGTTCTGATGAACAAAAGTCATCCATTTTAGAGCCTGCAATTTCAGGAGAAATGCATCTTGCTCTAGCATATGCAGAACCACAAAGCAGATTCAATTTATCAGATGTTGTTACAGAGGCTAAATCTGAGGGTGAAAATTATATTTTGAATGGATACAAGTCAGTAGTTATGAACGGTCCTTCTGCTAATAAAATCATTATCTCAGCAAGAACTTCAAGCTCTCAATTAGACGAAAATGGTATAACTTTATTTATAGTGGATTCTGATTCTAAAGGATTGTCGAAAACAAATTATAAAACTGTAGATGGAAGAAGAGCATCAGATCTAACCATAGAAAATGTTTCTGTTTCAAAAGACAACATTATAGGTAATTTAGATTCAGGTTTTGAGATTTTAGATTCTGCCATTGATAAAGCGATTCTTGCAATTTCAGCAGAGGCTGTAGGCGCGATGGAGGTTCTTTATAAAACAACAGTGGAATATACAAAAACCAGAGAACAATTCGGTACTCCAATAGGTAAATTCCAAGTTTTGCAACATAGAATGGTGGATATGTTCATGGAGTATGAACAATGTAAGTCTCTCCTCTACATGGCAACTATGAAACATGAAGAAGGAGCTTCTGATGCAAAAAAAGCTATATCAGGCTTAAAATATCAAGTCGGTAAAGCTGGTAAATTTATTGGTCAACAAGCTGTTCAACTTCATGGTGGTATGGGTGTTACTGATGAGTTAAATGTGGGACATTACTTTAAAAGGCTCACAACTGTAGGGACGATTTTTGGTAATACAGATTACCACCTCAAAAAATATACCTCTCTTTAG
- a CDS encoding acyl-CoA dehydrogenase family protein — translation MDLKFSEADVTFREEVVNFLETEYPDDIKEKQDKRIPLEKDEIVRWQQILNKKGWFAINWPTDYTNQAELSVTQKYILQEELAKANTPTTIPFGVGMCAPVVYTFGTDEQKKKFLPSILNSEVWWCQGYSEPGSGSDLASLKTKAELKEDKYIVNGAKTWTTLAQHADWIFCLVRTETTDIKQEGISFLLIDMKTPGIEVKPIITIDGSHEVNMVYFDNVEVPAENLVGEQGQGWNIAKFLLAHERSGIAGIAALKRELSRLKDLSSDIPLGEGTLLEDVQFRNKIEETEIELTATEFTELRTLAAMSQGGSPGAESSILKIKGTELQQTISELFVEMLAYYAHPFYLENEIGTNETVGPDYAAPVMPHYLNYRKVSIYGGSNEIQRNVISKAILGL, via the coding sequence ATGGACTTAAAATTTTCAGAAGCAGATGTTACTTTTAGAGAAGAAGTTGTTAACTTTTTAGAGACTGAATATCCGGATGATATCAAAGAGAAACAAGATAAAAGGATTCCTCTTGAAAAAGACGAAATTGTCAGATGGCAACAAATTCTAAATAAGAAAGGTTGGTTTGCCATCAACTGGCCAACTGATTATACAAATCAAGCAGAACTTTCTGTCACTCAGAAATATATTCTTCAAGAAGAGCTAGCAAAAGCTAACACACCGACAACTATTCCATTTGGTGTTGGTATGTGCGCGCCTGTTGTTTATACATTCGGCACCGATGAACAGAAAAAAAAGTTTCTTCCTTCTATATTAAATAGTGAAGTATGGTGGTGCCAAGGCTATTCTGAACCGGGTTCAGGATCAGATCTCGCTTCTTTAAAAACCAAAGCAGAATTGAAAGAAGATAAGTATATTGTTAACGGAGCCAAAACTTGGACAACATTGGCTCAACATGCTGATTGGATATTTTGCCTTGTGCGGACCGAAACCACTGACATCAAGCAAGAAGGAATAAGTTTCCTACTCATCGACATGAAAACACCTGGAATAGAGGTTAAGCCAATAATAACTATTGATGGTTCGCATGAAGTTAATATGGTGTACTTTGATAACGTTGAGGTGCCTGCTGAAAATCTAGTAGGTGAGCAAGGCCAAGGATGGAATATAGCAAAATTTTTATTAGCTCATGAAAGAAGTGGAATAGCGGGTATTGCAGCCTTAAAAAGAGAACTATCTAGACTTAAGGATTTATCATCAGATATACCATTAGGTGAAGGAACATTGCTTGAAGATGTTCAGTTTAGAAATAAAATTGAAGAAACTGAAATCGAACTTACTGCTACTGAGTTTACCGAGCTTCGAACACTTGCAGCAATGTCTCAAGGTGGCTCTCCTGGTGCAGAATCTTCCATATTAAAAATTAAAGGCACTGAATTACAACAAACTATTTCAGAGCTTTTCGTTGAAATGTTAGCTTACTACGCTCATCCCTTTTACTTAGAGAACGAGATTGGTACAAATGAAACAGTTGGACCGGACTATGCAGCGCCTGTAATGCCTCATTATTTAAACTACAGAAAAGTATCTATATATGGTGGAAGTAATGAAATTCAACGAAATGTCATTTCTAAGGCAATATTGGGGTTATAA
- a CDS encoding DEAD/DEAH box helicase yields MVEKITSSSDILNLGLDLSEKNLVITKDSQSAVQFANFLNKPNVLVLENSELLPYDFFSMAPITRARRISTLSAYLKEKEITLISSIATLLSPVPKPVHISPLNNLSVGDPFDPESVINEIILNGYTREDFVSLPGHYALRGSVMDIFLTSGTEPIRIEFFNNQIESLRIFNPESQITHEKINHINFLPSYEYPLNRNSAEIFKKEWRKRFELFEEDSELFRKIMNLRHPEGAEIYFPLFYGTKSDFIPFLQYADQIYIQDNVNEKGHEFEELINQRYEEYRYDQKRPLLAPEDLFLSMNELNTNIKDSLTFDIETDYSEIIENDVLQNERKEKADISSSKMPNKGDLVVHLTHGIGKFLGLKQLKTFVGVSDCLEILYKDESKVFVPIEHMNLISKYFGPVDRDIDSLNSKKWKKRKDKALKQTFDTAAELLEVQAKRYAANGYSFDLYEDEYLNFIKKFPYEETFDQKRTIDEVLQDMHSSRPMDRLICGEVGFGKTEVAMRAAFISALNGKQTCILVPTTLLTSQHLDSFEQRFKDTGVHIASLSRNITPKEKDKLVHSLASGEIDIVIGTHALIQGNIRFKDLGLLIIDEEHRFGVRQKEKIKSLKEELDILSLSATPIPRSLNFALTELKDLSIIATAPDDRLPVKTFTYSFNENLIFEAIQRENLRGGQVYYLCNDLSLIEDRRLRLKEKFNDLVIEVVHGQLKANVIEEIMLKFNAGEIDILVCSTIIESGIDVSNANTLIVEDADKFGLSQLHQLRGRVGRAERQAYAYFLRSRNIINKKNADKRFDALMSADSLSAGFLLALKDLEIRGAGEILGSNQSGVFESIGLELYTRMIKKASDFIKNGDLDFQKLDELPEINLNKNCFIPENYLPDINVRLLMYNKVSLAESSADLKNIQIEMINRFGLLPEELKNFFFQAELRIIAEEYSIKKINFMDSKINIYFKNKDLDTSFFNDDTLEEKIKMTSDVIKTICTNAP; encoded by the coding sequence GTGGTAGAAAAGATCACATCATCCTCGGATATTTTAAATCTGGGATTAGACCTGTCTGAAAAAAATTTAGTCATAACTAAAGATTCTCAATCGGCAGTTCAATTTGCCAATTTCTTAAATAAACCCAATGTTCTTGTTCTAGAAAACTCTGAATTACTTCCTTACGACTTCTTCTCGATGGCACCTATAACAAGAGCAAGAAGAATATCGACTTTATCTGCTTATTTAAAAGAAAAAGAAATAACATTAATTTCCTCAATAGCTACATTATTGTCACCTGTGCCCAAACCAGTTCATATATCTCCTCTAAATAATTTGTCAGTCGGAGATCCTTTCGATCCGGAATCAGTAATAAACGAAATAATCCTAAACGGATATACAAGAGAAGATTTTGTATCATTGCCTGGACACTATGCTTTAAGAGGATCTGTTATGGATATATTTCTTACTAGCGGGACAGAGCCTATTAGAATTGAATTCTTTAATAATCAAATTGAAAGTCTAAGAATATTTAACCCTGAATCGCAAATTACTCACGAGAAAATTAATCATATTAATTTCTTGCCCTCATATGAATATCCTTTGAATAGGAATTCTGCTGAAATTTTTAAAAAAGAATGGAGAAAAAGGTTTGAACTCTTTGAAGAAGATTCAGAGTTATTTAGAAAGATAATGAACTTAAGGCATCCGGAAGGAGCTGAAATTTACTTTCCTCTATTCTATGGCACAAAATCTGATTTCATTCCATTTCTACAATATGCCGATCAAATTTATATACAAGATAATGTAAATGAAAAAGGTCATGAGTTTGAAGAACTCATAAATCAGAGATATGAAGAATACAGATATGATCAAAAGCGACCATTACTTGCACCTGAAGATTTATTTTTGAGTATGAATGAACTCAATACAAATATAAAAGATAGCCTCACTTTTGACATAGAGACAGATTATTCAGAAATAATTGAAAATGATGTTCTTCAAAATGAGAGGAAAGAGAAGGCTGATATTTCTTCTTCGAAAATGCCCAATAAAGGTGATCTAGTTGTTCATCTAACACACGGTATTGGTAAATTTCTGGGACTTAAGCAATTGAAAACTTTTGTTGGTGTTAGTGATTGCTTAGAAATTCTTTATAAAGATGAAAGTAAAGTCTTTGTTCCTATAGAACATATGAATCTGATTTCGAAGTACTTTGGTCCGGTTGACAGAGATATTGATTCACTTAATTCAAAAAAATGGAAAAAAAGAAAAGATAAAGCTCTCAAGCAAACTTTTGATACTGCAGCAGAATTACTTGAAGTCCAAGCCAAAAGATATGCTGCAAATGGATATTCGTTTGATTTATATGAAGATGAATACTTAAATTTTATTAAAAAGTTTCCATATGAAGAAACCTTTGATCAAAAAAGAACTATCGATGAAGTGTTACAGGATATGCATTCCTCAAGACCGATGGATAGATTAATTTGTGGAGAAGTAGGTTTTGGAAAGACTGAAGTTGCAATGAGGGCAGCGTTTATATCTGCATTGAATGGCAAACAAACTTGTATCTTGGTTCCAACAACTTTACTGACATCTCAACATCTAGATAGCTTTGAGCAAAGATTCAAAGATACCGGTGTGCATATAGCTTCGTTATCTAGGAATATAACTCCAAAAGAGAAGGATAAGTTGGTTCATAGTCTAGCTTCAGGTGAGATTGATATCGTAATTGGAACTCACGCACTGATCCAGGGAAATATAAGGTTCAAAGATCTTGGGCTCTTGATAATTGATGAAGAGCATCGATTTGGAGTTCGTCAAAAAGAAAAGATCAAATCACTTAAGGAAGAATTGGATATTTTGAGCTTATCAGCTACGCCTATTCCGAGATCATTGAATTTTGCCCTCACAGAACTTAAAGATCTATCAATTATTGCAACAGCGCCAGATGATCGCTTACCGGTTAAGACTTTTACTTATAGTTTCAATGAAAATTTAATCTTTGAAGCCATCCAAAGGGAGAATCTACGGGGTGGTCAAGTCTATTACCTTTGTAATGATCTCTCATTAATAGAGGACAGAAGATTGAGACTTAAAGAAAAGTTTAATGATCTTGTTATCGAAGTTGTTCATGGCCAATTAAAAGCAAATGTTATAGAGGAAATTATGTTGAAATTTAATGCAGGTGAAATAGACATACTTGTGTGCTCTACTATTATAGAGAGTGGTATTGATGTCTCAAATGCAAATACATTGATTGTGGAAGATGCTGATAAATTTGGTCTATCACAACTCCACCAACTTAGAGGTCGTGTTGGAAGAGCGGAGAGACAAGCTTATGCATATTTTTTAAGATCTAGAAATATCATAAATAAGAAGAATGCCGACAAAAGATTCGATGCCCTGATGAGCGCAGACTCTTTGTCAGCAGGATTCCTGCTAGCCCTAAAAGACCTTGAAATAAGGGGAGCTGGAGAAATCCTTGGATCAAATCAAAGTGGTGTATTTGAATCCATAGGCCTTGAGTTATATACAAGGATGATAAAGAAAGCGTCAGATTTCATTAAGAATGGAGACCTTGATTTTCAAAAACTAGATGAATTGCCAGAGATTAATCTAAATAAAAATTGTTTCATTCCTGAAAATTATCTACCGGACATAAATGTAAGATTATTAATGTACAACAAGGTTTCTTTGGCTGAGT